The following are from one region of the Dethiosulfovibrio faecalis genome:
- a CDS encoding PHP domain-containing protein: MILVDLHTHSSCSDGTVSPDKLAKLAHRSGISVVSLTDHDTVDGVPVFMRECRRLGVKALSGVELSADYPTTMHILGYGFDLAFPELMEVLQDLREHRERRNLEIIDRLHDVGVEITLDDVLSETHGNVVARPHVAKAMIKKGYASSISECFQRYLKRGMPGYVSRKRLSPDMCISLIKKAGGVACLAHPIQTSQDPVELRSILKDLKALGLWGLECISRHHNSEQIFNYMRLASELELHCTAGSDFHGSNRVGVSMGIPVAEDFLPWARLGISL; this comes from the coding sequence ATGATCCTCGTCGACCTTCATACCCATAGCAGCTGTTCGGACGGGACGGTTTCTCCGGATAAGCTCGCTAAATTGGCCCATAGATCCGGTATTTCGGTTGTAAGTCTTACGGATCACGATACAGTCGATGGGGTTCCCGTTTTTATGAGGGAATGTCGCAGGCTGGGGGTAAAGGCGCTCTCCGGTGTGGAGCTGTCTGCCGATTATCCTACCACAATGCATATATTGGGATACGGTTTCGACCTCGCCTTCCCCGAGCTGATGGAGGTACTGCAGGATCTGAGGGAACATAGAGAGAGACGCAACCTGGAGATCATCGACAGGCTTCACGACGTCGGGGTGGAGATTACTTTGGACGATGTCCTTTCCGAGACCCACGGTAACGTCGTCGCGAGGCCCCACGTGGCTAAGGCCATGATAAAAAAGGGTTATGCGTCTTCCATCTCCGAGTGTTTCCAGCGCTATCTCAAAAGGGGGATGCCCGGTTACGTCTCCCGGAAGAGGCTTTCTCCCGATATGTGCATCTCCTTGATAAAAAAAGCCGGTGGAGTGGCTTGTCTGGCCCATCCCATACAGACATCTCAGGATCCGGTGGAGTTGAGGTCTATATTGAAGGATCTGAAGGCCCTGGGACTGTGGGGGCTCGAGTGCATCTCCAGACATCATAATTCGGAGCAGATATTCAACTACATGAGGTTAGCCTCCGAGCTTGAATTGCACTGTACCGCCGGTTCCGATTTCCACGGATCCAATCGAGTAGGCGTATCCATGGGCATTCCCGTGGCCGAAGATTTTCTTCCTTGGGCACGCCTCGGAATCTCGCTTTAA
- a CDS encoding threonine aldolase family protein, which translates to MKIVDFRSDTVTCPGGEMRKAIFEAPVGDAGYDDDPSINELETLAAELVGQEAALFMSSGIMGNIVSTMTHCRRGEAVLVGDKAHIYRYEGGGFSAITGVLPYVLDDEAGVPSPDSVKDACPIRNVHFAQPSLLCLENTHNDRGGLAVSPIEFQKTVEMGRDMGLAVHLDGARIFNAAAAWDVNVKEYTSSVDSVQFCLSKGLGAPMGAMLCGSEEFVSRAKFARKMVGGELRQAGFMAAAGIFALRKNVDRLVKDHENASIAADLLSSAGLMVELVPEGTRATNMIYFHLPESGPDSEELSRRCLEKGVLLNAMEPRRIRLVTHLDMDEKDLRRGVEAILEEVNNS; encoded by the coding sequence ATGAAAATCGTCGATTTTAGAAGCGATACGGTAACCTGTCCCGGCGGTGAGATGCGAAAAGCCATCTTCGAGGCGCCGGTCGGAGATGCCGGGTACGACGACGATCCGTCGATCAACGAATTGGAGACTTTGGCTGCGGAACTCGTAGGACAGGAGGCCGCTTTGTTCATGTCCTCCGGGATAATGGGCAATATCGTGTCCACCATGACCCATTGTAGGAGGGGAGAGGCTGTCCTGGTAGGCGACAAGGCCCATATTTACAGATATGAAGGCGGCGGTTTTTCGGCCATAACCGGGGTGCTGCCTTACGTGCTGGACGATGAAGCCGGTGTTCCCTCTCCGGATAGCGTCAAAGACGCATGTCCGATCAGAAACGTCCATTTTGCCCAGCCGTCCCTTCTGTGTCTGGAGAACACCCATAACGACAGAGGCGGTCTTGCGGTTTCCCCGATAGAGTTCCAGAAGACCGTCGAGATGGGCCGTGATATGGGACTCGCGGTCCATCTCGACGGGGCGAGAATCTTCAACGCGGCAGCGGCGTGGGACGTGAACGTGAAGGAGTATACCTCATCGGTCGATTCGGTCCAGTTCTGTCTTTCCAAGGGATTGGGAGCTCCTATGGGCGCTATGCTTTGCGGATCGGAGGAGTTTGTCTCGAGGGCTAAGTTCGCAAGGAAGATGGTGGGCGGAGAGCTTCGACAGGCAGGTTTCATGGCCGCCGCAGGGATCTTTGCTTTGAGGAAAAACGTCGATCGCCTCGTAAAGGATCACGAGAACGCCTCGATAGCGGCGGATCTTCTATCTTCCGCCGGTCTTATGGTAGAGCTCGTGCCTGAGGGGACCAGAGCGACTAACATGATATATTTTCACCTCCCTGAATCCGGCCCGGATAGCGAAGAACTTTCCCGAAGATGTCTTGAGAAAGGCGTCCTTCTCAATGCGATGGAGCCAAGGCGGATAAGGCTGGTCACCCATCTTGACATGGACGAAAAGGATCTCCGTCGTGGTGTGGAGGCAATTCTGGAGGAGGTTAATAACTCTTGA
- a CDS encoding TldD/PmbA family protein: MSLKREEVERIVFSVVERALEGGAAMADVVYGDSVSRSVSLKDGTVENVRSSQSGGIGLRVVDSRGAQGLASVNSFDPDGISQMVSWALSNCFLGEPNDSVDMSREQLDFDESDLDLWDEEIPCLARDDRLQRCLEMHNRASDVDGRILSIRSSSWSDGYGESFYANSFGVSRWHRGTLVSAGMSLVTEDGDSMEMGGFGDERRHLEDLDHLHIADRAVAESIRTLGGKPLPTGVYDLVLSPDAASSLLYAMSDIFFASSVQKSRSLLRDRLGSKVGASCLNLVDDGRLVRGIGSSAADGEGVPCGKTSLLRQGRLESFLYSLEYAKKAGVSSTGNGFRGVATVPDVDLSNMYLEPDLSAPSSLISMVSKGLYVSELMGLHTVNSVTGDFSLGAKGTAIESGGLQGPVSGVTVAGNLIDLLMKVSAVGKDLTFFGDVGSPSLVVRDVTLAGS; this comes from the coding sequence TTGAGCCTGAAGAGGGAGGAAGTAGAGAGGATCGTTTTTTCCGTCGTGGAGAGGGCTCTCGAAGGCGGAGCCGCCATGGCGGACGTTGTCTACGGCGATTCGGTCTCCCGTTCCGTCTCTCTCAAGGATGGAACGGTGGAGAACGTCAGGAGTTCTCAATCCGGAGGCATCGGCCTCAGGGTGGTGGATTCGAGAGGTGCCCAGGGGCTTGCCAGCGTGAACTCCTTTGATCCCGACGGTATATCCCAGATGGTCTCGTGGGCTCTATCCAACTGCTTCCTGGGAGAACCCAACGATTCGGTGGATATGTCCAGGGAACAGCTTGATTTTGACGAGTCCGATCTGGATCTATGGGACGAGGAAATTCCCTGTCTTGCCAGGGACGATCGTCTTCAGAGGTGCCTGGAGATGCATAACAGGGCTTCCGATGTAGATGGAAGGATCCTGTCGATCCGTAGTTCGTCATGGAGTGACGGATACGGCGAATCCTTCTACGCCAATTCCTTCGGTGTCTCTAGGTGGCATAGGGGAACCCTCGTGTCCGCCGGTATGTCCCTCGTGACGGAGGACGGAGATTCGATGGAGATGGGCGGTTTCGGAGACGAGAGGAGGCACCTTGAGGATCTGGATCATCTGCATATAGCCGATCGTGCTGTCGCTGAATCGATTCGCACCCTTGGGGGAAAGCCTCTTCCGACGGGGGTGTACGATCTCGTGCTGTCTCCCGATGCAGCCTCTTCCCTTCTGTATGCCATGTCGGATATTTTTTTCGCTTCGTCGGTACAGAAGAGTCGATCTCTCTTGAGAGATCGACTCGGATCCAAGGTGGGAGCCTCCTGCCTCAATCTGGTGGACGACGGAAGGCTCGTAAGGGGTATTGGATCGTCCGCGGCGGATGGAGAGGGTGTTCCATGCGGAAAAACCTCGCTCTTGAGGCAGGGACGGTTGGAGTCCTTTCTCTACAGTCTGGAATACGCCAAGAAAGCGGGAGTTTCCTCCACAGGGAACGGTTTCCGAGGGGTGGCTACCGTTCCGGATGTGGATTTATCGAACATGTATCTGGAGCCGGATCTTTCTGCTCCCTCCTCCTTGATCTCCATGGTCTCGAAGGGACTCTACGTTTCCGAACTCATGGGACTTCATACGGTCAACTCCGTGACGGGGGATTTCTCCCTCGGAGCGAAGGGCACGGCCATAGAGTCGGGGGGGCTGCAGGGCCCCGTCTCGGGGGTAACTGTAGCGGGCAATCTTATCGATCTTTTGATGAAGGTATCCGCGGTAGGGAAGGACCTTACCTTTTTCGGAGACGTAGGTTCTCCTTCTCTGGTGGTCAGAGATGTCACGTTGGCTGGGTCCTAA
- a CDS encoding N-acetylmuramoyl-L-alanine amidase family protein, translating into MSRWLGPKILITVLCVFLLAGNAWAGWMLSENGKPVGDIPVREQGADVFVSIGEMARQLECYPKTLNDGLLVRKGSASIQVVPNAAAVWLGYEIIPLRRKAFLADQRWWMDSESALLVMEKLLTKSGEKVRLKWNGVGNGGSTPSEEPLPVSVKPVEPEPRPFGGSGSVGNISVRWGNHEDRVRMVLEYSGKLSYREIPGGVELETDGRIATVSPDPSVSVKTVSSKGRWRLSAVASGWVSKSFELESPRRLVIDFMRPSSSVAPEKPVPASPKPAPISHKKPARKGKPLVVIDAGHGGKDPGAVANGYREKIVALQIAKRLASHVRALGMDARLTRDDDRYLKLNTRTTLANRWDADAFVSVHLNALPKGRHAKGVEIYIMALPTDKDAMALAKIENAEIANGSNGNGGDKTDILLSILGDMQQNNKIQESTSFAEALFSSGKNGGLPMRRVAQAPFYVLRGAAMPAVLVETGFISEKSEAKLLANPSYQEKLAKALAKGIAAYLK; encoded by the coding sequence ATGTCACGTTGGCTGGGTCCTAAAATACTGATCACGGTCCTTTGCGTCTTCCTTTTGGCTGGGAACGCCTGGGCCGGATGGATGCTCTCCGAAAACGGAAAACCCGTGGGAGATATCCCCGTCAGAGAGCAGGGGGCCGACGTGTTCGTGTCCATAGGAGAGATGGCTCGCCAACTGGAATGTTATCCCAAGACCCTCAACGACGGCCTGCTCGTCAGAAAGGGCTCGGCCAGTATCCAGGTGGTTCCGAACGCCGCCGCCGTCTGGCTGGGATACGAGATAATACCACTTCGTCGAAAGGCTTTTCTGGCCGACCAAAGATGGTGGATGGATTCAGAGTCGGCTCTTTTGGTTATGGAAAAGCTCCTGACCAAATCAGGGGAGAAGGTGCGGCTTAAATGGAACGGCGTCGGGAACGGCGGTTCCACTCCGTCCGAAGAGCCCCTGCCTGTGTCGGTAAAACCAGTTGAGCCGGAGCCCCGTCCGTTCGGTGGAAGTGGTTCCGTGGGGAACATCTCCGTGAGGTGGGGGAACCACGAGGATCGGGTCAGGATGGTCTTGGAGTATTCTGGAAAACTCAGCTATAGAGAAATTCCTGGAGGGGTAGAGCTCGAGACCGACGGCAGAATAGCGACTGTCTCTCCCGACCCTTCAGTATCGGTGAAAACAGTCAGTTCCAAAGGACGATGGCGTCTGTCCGCCGTCGCCTCCGGATGGGTCAGTAAGTCCTTCGAGTTGGAGTCTCCCAGGCGTCTGGTGATCGATTTCATGCGCCCCTCCTCCTCGGTGGCACCGGAAAAACCGGTTCCGGCCAGTCCGAAACCGGCTCCGATTTCCCACAAAAAGCCGGCCCGTAAGGGGAAACCCCTGGTGGTAATAGACGCGGGACACGGAGGGAAGGATCCAGGCGCAGTAGCCAACGGCTACAGAGAAAAGATCGTTGCCCTTCAGATAGCGAAGAGACTGGCCTCCCACGTCAGGGCTTTGGGAATGGATGCCAGGTTGACAAGGGATGATGACAGATATCTGAAGCTCAACACCAGGACCACCCTTGCTAATCGATGGGATGCCGACGCCTTTGTCAGCGTGCATCTGAACGCTCTGCCCAAGGGCCGTCATGCCAAGGGTGTTGAGATATATATCATGGCTTTGCCTACCGATAAAGACGCAATGGCCCTGGCAAAGATAGAAAATGCGGAGATCGCCAATGGATCAAACGGTAACGGAGGAGACAAGACCGATATTTTGCTGAGCATTCTCGGCGATATGCAGCAGAATAACAAGATTCAGGAGAGCACCAGCTTCGCCGAGGCTCTTTTCTCCTCGGGTAAAAACGGAGGGTTACCGATGAGACGGGTCGCGCAGGCTCCTTTCTACGTTCTCAGAGGGGCGGCTATGCCTGCCGTGTTGGTAGAAACGGGGTTTATCTCGGAAAAATCGGAAGCCAAGCTTCTGGCCAATCCCTCCTACCAGGAAAAGTTGGCCAAGGCCCTGGCTAAAGGAATAGCGGCATATCTGAAATGA
- a CDS encoding GerMN domain-containing protein — protein sequence MRDDDRVRRSNRRSRLDRDRENSGGIVKWVIRLIAWGAVASIFFCMGYLSSGWLLNYLDGRGMGGQPDVVASKEQAEQLLDSSSGDGVQTLVDMGRHVAFPIYVPDGKGGLVKREVKIVSGLMEDDLSKVVNALLEGLVEKKVLASDVGLLHVFRDGETLFMDFNDLFKVALSKMSVSEGNLLMTGIVRSVVENFMPVTRVQFMVEGKIEKSAGEVPLSMPWELRRKG from the coding sequence ATGAGAGACGACGATAGAGTTCGCCGCTCTAATCGAAGGAGCCGACTGGATAGGGATCGAGAAAACTCCGGTGGAATCGTGAAATGGGTAATTCGTCTGATAGCCTGGGGGGCCGTCGCTTCCATATTCTTCTGTATGGGGTATCTATCCTCGGGGTGGCTCCTGAACTATCTGGATGGTCGGGGAATGGGAGGTCAGCCCGATGTGGTGGCCTCCAAGGAACAGGCGGAGCAGCTGTTGGATTCATCCTCCGGAGATGGTGTTCAGACCCTGGTAGACATGGGGCGCCACGTGGCTTTCCCCATATATGTACCGGACGGCAAGGGCGGATTGGTTAAGAGAGAGGTCAAGATAGTGTCCGGACTAATGGAGGATGACCTTTCGAAGGTCGTAAACGCTCTCTTGGAGGGACTGGTCGAGAAAAAAGTGTTGGCCTCGGACGTGGGGTTGCTTCATGTCTTCCGGGATGGGGAGACTCTTTTCATGGATTTCAACGATCTGTTTAAGGTGGCTCTTTCCAAGATGTCCGTCTCTGAGGGAAACCTGCTCATGACCGGCATAGTCCGCTCGGTGGTAGAGAATTTCATGCCTGTGACGAGAGTTCAGTTCATGGTGGAGGGTAAAATCGAGAAATCCGCTGGAGAGGTCCCATTGTCTATGCCGTGGGAGCTCAGACGGAAGGGTTGA
- the rph gene encoding ribonuclease PH, with translation MAKNCVVESRMDGRSGYDMREVSFQRGFSCYAEGSCLVSFGKTKVLCTASVEEKVPPFLRGSDRGWVTAEYSLLPRSTSTRVSRDISRGKLNGRSSEIQRLVGRSLRAAVDMESLGERTIWIDCDVLQADGGTRSAAVTGGFVALVDALRYLWRSGKLNSIPLRSYVAAVSVGKISGKLLTDLCYDEDSRAEVDMNVVMDGLGRLIEIQGTGEKDTFSRDEMNGMLDLASKSVEELIALQERALEMDGEEMEAIASS, from the coding sequence ATGGCGAAGAACTGCGTTGTGGAAAGTAGGATGGATGGCAGATCCGGCTACGATATGAGGGAGGTCTCCTTCCAGAGAGGTTTCTCCTGTTACGCCGAGGGGTCCTGCCTTGTCTCTTTCGGAAAGACAAAGGTGCTGTGTACCGCTTCGGTAGAGGAAAAGGTTCCCCCTTTTTTAAGGGGGTCCGATAGGGGATGGGTCACGGCGGAATACTCTCTGTTACCAAGATCGACCTCCACTCGAGTGTCACGGGATATCTCCAGGGGAAAGTTGAACGGCAGAAGCAGTGAGATCCAGAGACTGGTGGGCCGGTCCCTGAGGGCCGCCGTAGATATGGAGTCGCTGGGGGAGAGGACCATCTGGATAGATTGCGACGTCCTCCAGGCCGACGGAGGGACGAGATCCGCTGCCGTGACCGGAGGATTCGTGGCCTTGGTGGACGCTCTGCGTTATCTGTGGAGAAGCGGCAAGCTGAACTCGATTCCTCTCAGGTCCTACGTGGCTGCCGTAAGCGTAGGGAAGATCTCCGGTAAACTTCTGACCGATCTGTGTTACGACGAGGATAGTCGTGCCGAGGTCGACATGAACGTCGTCATGGACGGTCTAGGACGTCTTATAGAGATACAGGGCACCGGCGAGAAGGATACTTTTTCTCGGGATGAGATGAACGGTATGCTGGACTTGGCGTCTAAATCGGTGGAAGAGCTGATAGCCCTTCAGGAGAGGGCTTTGGAGATGGACGGAGAGGAGATGGAAGCGATTGCGTCTTCGTAG
- the rdgB gene encoding RdgB/HAM1 family non-canonical purine NTP pyrophosphatase translates to MRLRRIVIASGNRHKFEEFRDLLAPLGVELLFGRDISSLDVEETGSSFLENASLKARSWAEETGFPALADDSGIEVNALDGRPGIYSARVASDDEGCRNWLLESLQGKTDRGARYTAALVLAFPDGKLWSVEGHCYGIVAQEPRGANGFGYDPIFVPEGYDMTFGELDPSIKARISHRAKASASFLKWLASGENMVQ, encoded by the coding sequence TTGCGTCTTCGTAGGATAGTAATAGCCAGCGGCAACAGACATAAGTTCGAGGAGTTTCGAGATCTTCTAGCTCCTCTCGGAGTCGAGTTGCTTTTCGGAAGGGACATTTCGTCGCTTGACGTCGAGGAGACGGGGTCTTCCTTTCTGGAAAACGCCTCGTTGAAGGCCAGATCGTGGGCTGAGGAAACCGGGTTTCCCGCTCTTGCCGACGACAGCGGCATAGAGGTGAACGCCCTTGACGGGAGGCCAGGCATATATTCCGCCAGGGTAGCCTCGGACGACGAAGGCTGTCGTAACTGGCTCTTGGAGTCTCTTCAGGGCAAAACCGACAGAGGCGCCAGATACACTGCCGCTTTAGTCTTGGCCTTCCCAGACGGTAAACTATGGTCGGTGGAGGGGCACTGTTACGGCATCGTTGCCCAGGAACCCAGGGGGGCCAACGGTTTCGGCTACGATCCCATATTCGTTCCGGAAGGTTACGATATGACCTTCGGCGAGCTGGACCCGTCGATAAAGGCTCGCATATCTCATAGAGCCAAAGCGAGTGCGAGTTTTTTAAAGTGGCTTGCTTCGGGCGAAAATATGGTACAATAA
- the secG gene encoding preprotein translocase subunit SecG has protein sequence MKTTLAIVHILLCLVLMAVVLMQHRKQGGFGGIFGGGSQADMGSNQWQRFTGLTKITVVVTTLFMVTSVALVIL, from the coding sequence ATGAAAACCACATTGGCTATCGTCCACATATTACTCTGCCTTGTGCTTATGGCGGTCGTTCTGATGCAGCATAGGAAACAGGGCGGATTCGGCGGGATCTTCGGAGGCGGCAGTCAGGCCGACATGGGATCCAACCAGTGGCAACGTTTCACCGGATTGACTAAAATAACCGTGGTCGTCACCACTCTCTTCATGGTGACCTCGGTCGCTTTGGTTATACTCTAG
- a CDS encoding nicotinate phosphoribosyltransferase, protein MGDRGISRLRDVAGLSVNRDRLASATHEEILKGETTDIYFVKTRDVLAAGGMLDTPVVAEIFTRKPGIFAGLSEMLRLLEGQDLEIYSLQEGDAFDSREVLVRVHGSYGSFGMLETVYLGMLASSTAWATAARECVDAAEGKPVLCFGARHVHPAVAPVMEKVAVTVGGCKAASCILGAKLAGMEPSGTVPHAAILIAGDTVKLAKLYDGTLSSEEPRLVLVDTFKDETEEALRVAKALEGRLSGVRLDTPGERGGVTPELVKELRWRLDKAGFPDVSIVASGGLNPDRIRVLSKAGVDSFGVGSYISNPSPMDMTMDIKEVDGVPIAKRGRLPGIMNSPRLKRVL, encoded by the coding sequence ATGGGCGATCGGGGCATATCCCGGCTCCGGGACGTAGCCGGTCTTTCCGTGAACAGGGATAGATTGGCCAGCGCGACCCACGAGGAGATACTAAAGGGAGAGACCACTGACATCTACTTCGTCAAAACCAGAGATGTCCTTGCGGCTGGAGGAATGTTGGACACCCCGGTTGTCGCGGAGATCTTTACCAGAAAACCCGGTATCTTCGCCGGGCTTTCGGAGATGCTGCGGCTTCTGGAGGGGCAGGACCTGGAGATCTACTCACTTCAAGAGGGGGATGCCTTCGACTCTCGTGAGGTCCTCGTGAGGGTTCACGGTTCCTATGGTTCCTTCGGGATGTTGGAGACGGTTTATCTAGGGATGTTGGCTAGCTCCACTGCCTGGGCGACCGCAGCCAGGGAATGCGTCGATGCCGCCGAGGGAAAGCCGGTGCTCTGTTTTGGAGCCAGGCACGTCCACCCGGCAGTTGCTCCTGTGATGGAGAAGGTTGCGGTCACTGTAGGGGGCTGTAAGGCAGCCAGCTGCATACTGGGAGCCAAGCTGGCCGGTATGGAGCCCTCCGGAACCGTGCCCCACGCTGCCATACTCATAGCGGGAGATACCGTTAAGTTGGCGAAACTGTACGATGGAACCCTTTCTTCCGAGGAACCGAGGCTCGTATTGGTCGACACATTTAAGGACGAGACAGAGGAAGCTCTGAGGGTCGCGAAGGCTCTTGAAGGGCGTCTTTCCGGGGTCCGTCTGGATACCCCGGGAGAGAGAGGCGGAGTCACTCCTGAGCTCGTAAAAGAGCTCAGATGGAGGCTGGACAAGGCGGGATTTCCCGACGTATCCATAGTTGCCTCCGGTGGGCTCAATCCGGACAGGATAAGGGTTCTCTCCAAGGCGGGGGTGGATTCTTTCGGGGTGGGGAGCTATATCTCCAATCCCTCTCCGATGGACATGACAATGG